The nucleotide window TTTTCTTCTTTTGCAACGTAGTTTCCTATACCATCTTTTAAATCACTTTCATATTCTACTACTGAATTTAATATACTTGCCGCTCTAACTCCTCTTAATTCTGCAATTGTAAAAAGTGCAGCTGTTTCCATATCAGAACCTAGGACACCTTTTGTATTCCAAAACTCCTTTATATCCTCTTCTTTATCGGTGTAGAAAGAATCATGACTTCTCACAATACCGTAATGATATGGAAAATTTAATTCTTTACAAGTATCTAATATGCAATTTGTTAATTCTATGTTTGAAACTGCTGGATATTCTGACTCTATATACATTTTTGATGCTCCATCATTCCTTACTGCTCCTGTAGCTATTATTAAATCCCCCAGATTTATTTCCGGTTGTACTGCCCCAGCACTTCCAATTCT belongs to Tissierellales bacterium and includes:
- a CDS encoding nucleoside phosphorylase; translated protein: MLQPHILCDKGDISEYVILPGDPQRVMRVAENYLEDWEEISFNREFRTIVGKYKGVLVTVTSTGIGGASAAIAIEELIACGAKNFIRIGSAGAVQPEINLGDLIIATGAVRNDGASKMYIESEYPAVSNIELTNCILDTCKELNFPYHYGIVRSHDSFYTDKEEDIKEFWNTKGVLGSDMETAALFTIAELRGVRAASILNSVVEYESDLKDGIGNYVAKEEKVQKGENKEIKLALETIYKIDKLNY